A single Rhopalosiphum padi isolate XX-2018 chromosome 4, ASM2088224v1, whole genome shotgun sequence DNA region contains:
- the LOC132929356 gene encoding RNA-binding protein spenito-like, producing MTGLPKDFKSKKITIKIDNMKRRSYGDSPPMSRKKRHSSINRYDGSSDERGSPERIRRRARSPPSPRASRYSERDEFGRSRDMDRSHPTYKVLCVSALHSKASDDQVKETLYREYRKFGEFSVRISHELDERVAYVCFRSSEDARDAKHSKPRISLFDKIALVAPVYEGRSSRDHYEPRARRSRSQSFSPDFDRYYHRSPIPPELHRPHPADRFYERLPYGALPSMLPPRDFREIGLPPLHPHELMIPRGPLLHHVAPIHPHLGPIHPLYGPPRHFLPPFRPHPHPHLMHDKKDKFPNYLHHIPPEDDPLATRTLFAGNLEISISDEELRRIFGRYGVVEDIDVKRPLPGTGNAYAFVRYQNLDMAHRAKVELSGQYLGKFQCKIGYGKSTPTQRIWVGGLGPWTSLAQLEREFDRFGVIKKIEYVKGDICAYIQFESIDAATAAVKEMRGVALGGPEHKLRTDFADGGVCGSPTLTYSSKSKSSQDDVAATAGDLRELTRRDEYPYGWQDGEYPYSSRSYRKGRTEYGEESREFGNYENGRSFKQHSVSDIGSPRSPERSPLHQSIDSDVESEEGAIQSAGLLSSVRTLGDLANKCTDIWQGSLVLKSSQFPAKCYLTSGDSNVIESMMKDEDGKSTLRITQRLRLDQPKLEDVSKRIITADMHAIFLAMPCSTNSIVNDDALVQIRPLRNLVSYLKQKEAAGVISLISKDPEPAGVLYAFPPCEYSAKLLKQSAKNLSSETLKDDHLVVVVVSGGVS from the coding sequence ATGACTGGATTGCCTAaagattttaaatcaaaaaaaatcactataaaaattgataatatgaaACGCAGAAGTTATGGTGATTCTCCTCCTATGTCACGTAAAAAGCGACATAGTAGTATAAACAGGTATGATGGTAGTTCAGATGAGAGAGGTTCACCCGAACGTATACGCCGTAGAGCTCGATCGCCACCAAGTCCTAGAGCATCTAGGTATTCAGAACGTGATGAATTTGGTCGATCTAGGGATATGGATCGATCACATCCCACTTATAAAGTGTTGTGTGTGAGTGCCTTACATTCCAAAGCAAGTGATGATCAAGTTAAAGAAACATTATACCGAGAATACCGCAAATTTGGTGAATTTTCTGTTAGAATATCACATGAACTAGATGAAAGAGTGGCATATGTGTGTTTTAGAAGCTCAGAAGACGCTAGAGATGCCAAACACAGTAAGCCTAGGATAagtttgtttgataaaatagCTTTAGTTGCACCAGTTTATGAAGGCCGCAGTTCTAGAGATCATTATGAACCAAGAGCTAGACGTTCTCGATCTCAAAGTTTTTCTCCAGATTTTGATCGATATTATCATAGGTCTCCTATTCCTCCAGAACTTCATAGGCCACATCCAGCGGATAGGTTTTATGAAAGGTTACCATATGGTGCTCTTCCCTCTATGCTGCCGCCACGAGATTTTCGAGAAATAGGTTTGCCACCATTACATCCTCATGAGCTTATGATACCTCGTGGACCATTGTTGCACCATGTGGCTCCTATACATCCTCATTTAGGACCAATTCATCCATTGTACGGACCACCAAGACATTTTTTGCCTCCATTTAGACCACACCCTCATCCTCATTTAATGCATGACAAAAAAGATAAATTTCCTAACTATTTGCACCACATTCCACCAGAAGATGATCCGTTAGCCACACGTACACTATTTGCTGGAAATTTAGAAATTTCTATTTCTGATGAAGAACTTCGCCGTATATTTGGTAGATATGGAGTTGTGGAGGATATTGATGTTAAACGACCATTACCAGGAACAGGAAACGCATATGCATTTGTTCGTTATCAAAATTTAGATATGGCTCATAGGGCCAAAGTTGAATTATCTGGTCAATATTTAGGCAAATTTCAATGTAAAATTGGCTATGGAAAATCTACACCAACACAACGCATATGGGTTGGTGGTTTGGGTCCTTGGACATCACTTGCTCAACTAGAACGAGAATTTGATAGATTtggtgttattaaaaaaattgaatatgtcAAAGGTGATATTTGTGCCTATATACAGTTTGAAAGCATTGACGCGGCTACTGCAGCTGTTAAAGAAATGAGAGGAGTGGCTTTGGGAGGCCCAGAACATAAACTGAGAACAGATTTTGCTGATGGAGGTGTCTGTGGCAGTCCTACATTAACCTATTCATCAAAGTCTAAGTCATCACAAGATGATGTTGCTGCAACTGCAGGAGATTTACGAGAACTTACTAGACGCGATGAATATCCATATGGTTGGCAAGATGGTGAGTATCCTTATAGTTCAAGAAGCTATCGCAAAGGTCGTACAGAATATGGTGAAGAAAGCAGAGAATTTGGAAATTATGAGAACGGTCGTTCATTTAAGCAGCATTCTGTTTCTGATATTGGTTCTCCTCGATCACCTGAGCGATCACCACTTCACCAATCGATTGACAGTGATGTAGAATCTGAAGAAGGAGCAATACAGTCTGCAGGTCTTTTGAGTTCTGTTCGTACTCTAGGGGATTTGGCTAATAAATGTACTGACATATGGCAAGGTAGTCTTGTATTAAAAAGTTCTCAATTCCCAGCTAAATGCTATTTAACTTCTGGTGATTCAAATGTCATAGAATCAATGATGAAAGATGAAGATGGTAAATCAACTTTACGCATAACTCAACGATTGCGTTTAGACCAGCCAAAATTGGAAGATGTTTCCAAACGTATAATAACTGCTGATATGCATGCCATATTTTTGGCAATGCCTTGTTCTACTAACTCAATTGTCAACGATGATGCATTGGTACAAATTAGACCATTACGTAACTTAGTATCTTATTTAAAGCAAAAAGAAGCTGCTGGGGTTATATCATTAATAAGTAAAGATCCTGAACCAGCTGGTGTACTATATGCTTTTCCTCCTTGTGAATATTCAGccaaattattgaaacaaagtGCAAAAAATTTAAGTAGTGAAACATTAAAAGATGACCATTTAGTTGTGGTAGTAGTTAGTGGGGGTGTTTCATaa
- the LOC132929675 gene encoding phosphoglycerate mutase 2-like, whose product MFGSFTKPFFKTIKQSNTWFTTFRSISQKNNCETSKKSKSYKIVMVRHGESDWNKKNLFCGWYDANLSCKGVEEAISAGETLKQRCYQFDVAYTSVLKRAQDTLSVILNQLCQTNIPVHTTWRLNERHYGGLTGLNKSETAEKYGEDQVKIWRRSFDVPPPPMEINHPHYDHIKKNPCYAECPIKCEFPTHESLKMTVLRTLPYWDCVIVPQIKKNKRIIIAAHGNSLRGIIKYLDNITDEGIMGLNLPTGIPFEYTLDENLKPLVSMKFLGDDETVKKAMDAVASQGKAK is encoded by the exons atgTTTGGCTCATTTACAAAaccttttttcaaaacaattaaacaatcaAATACATGGTTTACAACCTTTAGGAGCAtttctcaaaaaaataattgtgagaCTTCTAAA aagtcTAAAAGTTACAAAATCGTAATGGTAAGGCATGGAGAGAGtgattggaataaaaaaaatttattctgtGGTTGGTATGATGCCAATCTGAGTTGTAAAG GTGTAGAAGAAGCTATTTCGGCCGGGGAAACGCTAAAACAACGTTGTTACCAGTTTGATGTTGCCTATACTTCTGTCTTGAAAAGAGCCCAAGATACTCTGAGTGTCATTCTAAACCAATTATGTCAGACAAACATTCCGGTACACACGACATGGCGACTGAATGAGCGGCATTATGGAGGTCTGACCGGCCTCAACAAGTCCGAAACTGCAGAAAAGTACGGCGAAGACCAG GTCAAAATTTGGAGGCGCAGCTTCGATGTCCCACCCCCGCCAATGGAGATTAATCACCCTCACTAcgatcacataaaaaaaaacccatgttATGCAGAATGTCCAATCAAGTGTGAATTCCCAACACATGAATCTCTAAAAATGACTGTACTCAGAACACTGCCGTACTGGGATTGCGTCATCGTccctcaaataaaaaaaaataaaagaattataatagcAGCTCATGGAAATAGTCTCAGaggcataattaaatatttagata atatcacAGACGAAGGAATTATGGGATTGAACTTACCAACAGGCATACCCTTCGAATATACGCTAGATGAGAATTTAAAACCCCTGGTTTCCATGAAGTTTTTGGGTGACGACGAAACCGTAAAAAAAGCGATGGATGCCGTAGCTTCTCAAGGCAAAGCTAAATGA
- the LOC132929084 gene encoding protein FAM114A2 isoform X2 codes for MSDSEVEFESADEGSKDEDGWEIESDFDLPDVKPVSLEHKPTETKLSTLPNVSDNADTKHSGLNDASNAVSTVQSKLDKLVVNNDNSSNSGSQVSEIEQNEIKQTSTQTSGWGGWSSGWSVNSLLSTASILTNQVSQGLTNVIGAPAPEQLASVDKDEEIKDLKETNVNDEITEKPSESILDANYFLSNVSQITKIVETTGSKIISGGLDTLETVGKKTLEVLQDGDPGLRKKRAMFFQNTEKINLSQVLQEAKEKSEVEFKQNNQVEIKKGYAYLLDSFQGLIHLESLELLSKQCQMKLQTVLLSYSGTQLTEIQYKLDQIKDLCYFDFDDDEKIMTTEEFKNSLIACINQISTDVKTEKILKVSDLIEEKSNKEFDSEDSIHNEAISALAELTAAAMELFYKLGEMMMIDSQNQLVTVKAEKLSLLNESVCCRIRFIANKYASLLTKYDADGTSNNISDVYLESSNSSSYIQDAAQLLIPILQLSVI; via the exons ATGTCAGATTCCGAAGTAGAGTTTGAAAGTGCTGATGAAGGCAGTAAAGATGAAGATGGATGGGAAATTGAAAGTGATTTTGATCTACCAGATGTTAAGCCTGTGTCTTTAGAACATAAGCCAACTGAAACAAAGTTGTCTACTTTACCCAATGTATCTGATAATGCGGACACAAAACATTCTGGGCTAAATGATGCATCCAATGCAGTGTCAACGGTACAGTCTAAATTGGATAAATTAGTTGTAAACAATGACAACAGCTCAAATTCTGGATCCCAAGTTTCTGAAATTGAACAAAATGAAATCAAACAAACTAGTACACAAACAAGT GGTTGGGGTGGTTGGTCCAGTGGTTGGAGTGTTAATTCACTTTTATCAACGGCAAGCATATTAACAAACCAAGTTTCTCAAGGTTTAACTAATGTTATTGGAGCACCAGCACCTGAACAGTTAGCATCAGTAGATAAAGATGAagaaataaaagatttaaaggAAACAAATGTGAatg atGAAATAACTGAAAAACCATCGGAATCAATATTAGACGCCAATTATTTTTTGAGTAATGTTagtcaaattacaaaaattgttgAAACTACTGGTAGTAAAATTATCAGTGGAGGTCTTGATACATTAGAAACAGTGGGCAAGAAAACATTAGAAGTGTTACAAGATGGTGATCCTGGTTTGCGAAAAAAAAGAGCTatgttttttcaaaatactgaaaaaattaatttgtcacAG GTATTACAAGAAGCTAAAGAAAAATCTGAAGTtgaattcaaacaaaataatcaagttgaaataaaaaaaggatATGCATATTTGTTAGATAGTTTTCAAG GATTAATTCATTTAGAGAGTCTTGAATTGTTATCGAAACAATGTCAAATGAAACTTCAAACTGTTTTGTTATCATACTCAGGAACTCAGTTAACCGAGATTCAATATAAATTGGATCAAATAAAAGATTtgtgttattttgattttgatgatgatgaaaaaataatgaccACAGAAGagtttaaaaattcattaattgcTTGTATTAATCAAATAAGTACTGATGTAAAAACTGAGAAGATCCTAAAA GTTAGTGATTTAATTGAAGAAAAATCAAACAAAGAGTTTGATAGTGAGGATAGTATTCATAATGAAGCTATTTCAGCATTAGCCGAATTAACTGCAGCCGCAATggaattattctataaattaggGGAAATGATGATGATTGATTCACAAAATCAGCTAGTCACTGTAAAAGCTGAAAAACTTTCTCT cctAAATGAATCTGTATGTTGTCGAATTCGATTTATTGCTAATAAATATGCAAGTTTGTTGACAAAATATGATGCTGATGGTActtctaataatattagtgaTGTATATCTTGAG tcgTCCAATAGTAGTTCATACATTCAAGATGCTGCACAATTGCTGATACCTATTTTACAACTATCTGTTATTTGA
- the LOC132929084 gene encoding protein FAM114A2 isoform X1 yields the protein MYIVYIYYIMVEVMSDSEVEFESADEGSKDEDGWEIESDFDLPDVKPVSLEHKPTETKLSTLPNVSDNADTKHSGLNDASNAVSTVQSKLDKLVVNNDNSSNSGSQVSEIEQNEIKQTSTQTSGWGGWSSGWSVNSLLSTASILTNQVSQGLTNVIGAPAPEQLASVDKDEEIKDLKETNVNDEITEKPSESILDANYFLSNVSQITKIVETTGSKIISGGLDTLETVGKKTLEVLQDGDPGLRKKRAMFFQNTEKINLSQVLQEAKEKSEVEFKQNNQVEIKKGYAYLLDSFQGLIHLESLELLSKQCQMKLQTVLLSYSGTQLTEIQYKLDQIKDLCYFDFDDDEKIMTTEEFKNSLIACINQISTDVKTEKILKVSDLIEEKSNKEFDSEDSIHNEAISALAELTAAAMELFYKLGEMMMIDSQNQLVTVKAEKLSLLNESVCCRIRFIANKYASLLTKYDADGTSNNISDVYLESSNSSSYIQDAAQLLIPILQLSVI from the exons atgtatatagtatatatttattacattatggt cgAAGTCATGTCAGATTCCGAAGTAGAGTTTGAAAGTGCTGATGAAGGCAGTAAAGATGAAGATGGATGGGAAATTGAAAGTGATTTTGATCTACCAGATGTTAAGCCTGTGTCTTTAGAACATAAGCCAACTGAAACAAAGTTGTCTACTTTACCCAATGTATCTGATAATGCGGACACAAAACATTCTGGGCTAAATGATGCATCCAATGCAGTGTCAACGGTACAGTCTAAATTGGATAAATTAGTTGTAAACAATGACAACAGCTCAAATTCTGGATCCCAAGTTTCTGAAATTGAACAAAATGAAATCAAACAAACTAGTACACAAACAAGT GGTTGGGGTGGTTGGTCCAGTGGTTGGAGTGTTAATTCACTTTTATCAACGGCAAGCATATTAACAAACCAAGTTTCTCAAGGTTTAACTAATGTTATTGGAGCACCAGCACCTGAACAGTTAGCATCAGTAGATAAAGATGAagaaataaaagatttaaaggAAACAAATGTGAatg atGAAATAACTGAAAAACCATCGGAATCAATATTAGACGCCAATTATTTTTTGAGTAATGTTagtcaaattacaaaaattgttgAAACTACTGGTAGTAAAATTATCAGTGGAGGTCTTGATACATTAGAAACAGTGGGCAAGAAAACATTAGAAGTGTTACAAGATGGTGATCCTGGTTTGCGAAAAAAAAGAGCTatgttttttcaaaatactgaaaaaattaatttgtcacAG GTATTACAAGAAGCTAAAGAAAAATCTGAAGTtgaattcaaacaaaataatcaagttgaaataaaaaaaggatATGCATATTTGTTAGATAGTTTTCAAG GATTAATTCATTTAGAGAGTCTTGAATTGTTATCGAAACAATGTCAAATGAAACTTCAAACTGTTTTGTTATCATACTCAGGAACTCAGTTAACCGAGATTCAATATAAATTGGATCAAATAAAAGATTtgtgttattttgattttgatgatgatgaaaaaataatgaccACAGAAGagtttaaaaattcattaattgcTTGTATTAATCAAATAAGTACTGATGTAAAAACTGAGAAGATCCTAAAA GTTAGTGATTTAATTGAAGAAAAATCAAACAAAGAGTTTGATAGTGAGGATAGTATTCATAATGAAGCTATTTCAGCATTAGCCGAATTAACTGCAGCCGCAATggaattattctataaattaggGGAAATGATGATGATTGATTCACAAAATCAGCTAGTCACTGTAAAAGCTGAAAAACTTTCTCT cctAAATGAATCTGTATGTTGTCGAATTCGATTTATTGCTAATAAATATGCAAGTTTGTTGACAAAATATGATGCTGATGGTActtctaataatattagtgaTGTATATCTTGAG tcgTCCAATAGTAGTTCATACATTCAAGATGCTGCACAATTGCTGATACCTATTTTACAACTATCTGTTATTTGA